Proteins encoded in a region of the Alosa sapidissima isolate fAloSap1 chromosome 19, fAloSap1.pri, whole genome shotgun sequence genome:
- the matn3b gene encoding matrilin-3b isoform X7, whose protein sequence is MMMLCSCGCFIYCLLMLILGVEGTYRHYGYQPQQMYADRPSARAFKQNFLHNVQAQQGAINAGAHGNNYRFYGYHHYHKPARMWPPFAYQQPTASPPAPAQPVGTQSSTSPIHWATTTAPTEMCKSRPLDLVFIIDSSRSVRPAEFEKVKVLLSDVVDTLDIGPDATQVAVVNYASTVKIEFLLNTYSNKGDLKQALARIDPLATGTMTGLAIKTAMDEAFTEVSGARHTSRNIAKVGIILTDGRPQDTVEEVSAAARASGIEIYAVGVDRADMQSLRLMASQPVDEHVFYVESFGVIEKLTSKFRETLCGFDRCALGHDCQHICISSNASYNCKCREGYVLNEDKKTCSQMDNNCVPGQPCPPTCVLVDGSLECTCPEGYALSGDNETCLPMDDNCKPGQPCLPACVTVDGSLKCTCPEGYALSDDNETCLLTENSCVPGQPCPPLCVTVNGSLKCTCPDGYTLSDDNACLPMESNNCVPGQPCPPTCVLVDSSLKCTCPEGYALSDDNETCLPADNSCVPGQPCPPLCVTVNGSLKCTCPDGYTLSDDNACLPMENNCVPGQPCPPTCVLVDGSLECTCPEGYALSGDNETCLPTCNPGEECPPTHVMINGSLQCTCPEGFVLSADQKSCSQEVQGTVTEDPCMCEAQIAFQRKVQATIQDLTSRLAEVTRKVEEFQGLR, encoded by the exons ATGATGATGTTATGCTCGTGCGgttgttttatttattgccTCTTAATGTTAATACTTGGGGTCGAGGGAACATACAGACATTATGGATACCAACCACAACAGATGTACGCGGACCGACCTTCTGCACGAGCCTTTAAACAGAATTTCTTACACAACGTGCAAGCGCAACAAGGTGCCATCAATGCAGGAG CACATGGCAATAACTATAGGTTTTATGGCTACCATCATTATCACAAGCCTGCGCGGATGTGGCCCCCATTCGCATACCAGCAGCCCACAgcttctcctccagctcctgctcAGCCAGTcggtacccagagcagcacctcCCCCATCCACTGGGCTACCACAACAG CACCGACGGAGATGTGCAAGAGTCGCCCACTCGACCTGGTCTTCATCATAGACAGCTCACGCAGTGTGCGCCCTGCTGAGTTTGAGAAGGTAAAGGTCCTTCTGTCAGACGTGGTGGACACTCTGGACATAGGCCCTGATGCCACACAGGTGGCGGTGGTCAATTATGCAAGCACAGTAAAAATCGAATTCCTGCTAAACACCTATTCCAACAAGGGTGACCTGAAACAGGCACTGGCACGAATCGACCCGCTTGCCACAGGCACAATGACTGGCTTGGCCATCAAGACGGCCATGGACGAGGCCTTCACCGAAGTGTCCGGGGCCCGGCACACCTCCAGAAACATCGCCAAGGTGGGCATCATTCTCACCGATGGGAGGCCCCAGGACACGGTGGAAGAGGTGTCTGCGGCAGCCCGTGCCTCTGGGATTGAGATCTATGCTGTGGGCGTGGACAGAGCGGACATGCAGTCTCTACGTCTCATGGCCAGTCAGCCTGTTGATGAGCATGTTTTTTATGTGGAGTCCTTCGGGGTCATTGAGAAACTCACCTCCAAGTTCAGGGAGACTCTATGTG GCTTTGACCGCTGTGCCCTTGGACATGACTGCCAACACATATGTATCAGCAGCAATGCTTCATACAACTGCAAGTGTCGGGAGGGATATGTCTTGAATGAAGACAAGAAAACATGTTCAC AAATGGACAACAACTGTGTTCCTGGACAGCCATGCCCACCTACATGTGTGTTAGTCGACGGTTCACTAGAGTGCACATGTCCAGAGGGATATGCCTTGAGTGGCGACAACGAAACATGCTTAC CCATGGATGACAACTGCAAGCCTGGACAGCCAtgtctgcctgcatgtgtgACTGTCGATGGGTCACTGAAGTGCACATGTCCAGAAGGATATGCATTGAGTGACGACAACGAAACATGCTTAC TgacagagaacagctgtgttcctGGACAGCCATGTCCGCCTTTATGTGTGACCGTCAATGGCTCACTAAAGTGCACATGTCCAGATGGCTATACCTTGAGTGATGACAACGCATGCTTAC CAATGGAGAGCAACAACTGTGTTCCTGGACAGCCATGCCCACCTACATGTGTGTTAGTCGACAGTTCACTGAAGTGCACATGTCCAGAGGGATATGCCTTGAGTGACGACAACGAAACATGCTTAC CAGCAGATAACAGCTGTGTTCCTGGACAGCCATGTCCGCCTTTATGTGTGACCGTCAATGGCTCACTAAAGTGCACATGTCCAGATGGCTATACCTTGAGTGATGACAACGCATGCTTAC CAATGGAGAACAACTGTGTTCCTGGACAGCCATGCCCACCTACATGTGTGTTAGTCGACGGTTCACTAGAGTGCACATGTCCAGAGGGATATGCCTTGAGTGGCGACAACGAAACATGCTTAC CAACATGTAACCCAGGAGAGGAATGCCCACCCACACATGTCATGATCAACGGCTCACTGCAATGCACATGTCCAGAGGGATTTGTCTTGAGTGCTGACCAAAAATCATGCTCAC AGGAAGTACAAGGTACGGTGACTGAGGACCCATGTATGTGTGAGGCTCAGATTGCCTTCCAGAGGAAGGTTCAAGCAACAATTCAAGATCTTACCAGCAGAC TAGCTGAGGTCACCCGGAAAGTTGAAGAATTCCAAGGCTTGCGATGA
- the matn3b gene encoding matrilin-3b isoform X4 — protein MMMLCSCGCFIYCLLMLILGVEGTYRHYGYQPQQMYADRPSARAFKQNFLHNVQAQQGAINAGAHGNNYRFYGYHHYHKPARMWPPFAYQQPTASPPAPAQPVGTQSSTSPIHWATTTAPTEMCKSRPLDLVFIIDSSRSVRPAEFEKVKVLLSDVVDTLDIGPDATQVAVVNYASTVKIEFLLNTYSNKGDLKQALARIDPLATGTMTGLAIKTAMDEAFTEVSGARHTSRNIAKVGIILTDGRPQDTVEEVSAAARASGIEIYAVGVDRADMQSLRLMASQPVDEHVFYVESFGVIEKLTSKFRETLCGFDRCALGHDCQHICISSNASYNCKCREGYVLNEDKKTCSQMDNNCVPGQPCPPTCVLVDGSLECTCPEGYALSGDNETCLPMESNNCVPGQPCPPTCVLVDGSLKCTCPEGYALSDDNETCLPMDDNCKPGQPCLPACVTVDGSLKCTCPEGYALSDDNETCLPMESNNCVPGQPCPPTCVLVDSSLKCTCPEGYALSDDNETCLPADNSCVPGQPCPPLCVTVNGSLKCTCPDGYTLSDDNACLPMENNCVPGQPCPPTCVLVDGSLECTCPEGYALSGDNETCLPTCNPGEECPPTHVMINGSLQCTCPEGFVLSADQKSCSQEVQGTVTEDPCMCEAQIAFQRKVQATIQDLTSRLAEVTRKVEEFQGLR, from the exons ATGATGATGTTATGCTCGTGCGgttgttttatttattgccTCTTAATGTTAATACTTGGGGTCGAGGGAACATACAGACATTATGGATACCAACCACAACAGATGTACGCGGACCGACCTTCTGCACGAGCCTTTAAACAGAATTTCTTACACAACGTGCAAGCGCAACAAGGTGCCATCAATGCAGGAG CACATGGCAATAACTATAGGTTTTATGGCTACCATCATTATCACAAGCCTGCGCGGATGTGGCCCCCATTCGCATACCAGCAGCCCACAgcttctcctccagctcctgctcAGCCAGTcggtacccagagcagcacctcCCCCATCCACTGGGCTACCACAACAG CACCGACGGAGATGTGCAAGAGTCGCCCACTCGACCTGGTCTTCATCATAGACAGCTCACGCAGTGTGCGCCCTGCTGAGTTTGAGAAGGTAAAGGTCCTTCTGTCAGACGTGGTGGACACTCTGGACATAGGCCCTGATGCCACACAGGTGGCGGTGGTCAATTATGCAAGCACAGTAAAAATCGAATTCCTGCTAAACACCTATTCCAACAAGGGTGACCTGAAACAGGCACTGGCACGAATCGACCCGCTTGCCACAGGCACAATGACTGGCTTGGCCATCAAGACGGCCATGGACGAGGCCTTCACCGAAGTGTCCGGGGCCCGGCACACCTCCAGAAACATCGCCAAGGTGGGCATCATTCTCACCGATGGGAGGCCCCAGGACACGGTGGAAGAGGTGTCTGCGGCAGCCCGTGCCTCTGGGATTGAGATCTATGCTGTGGGCGTGGACAGAGCGGACATGCAGTCTCTACGTCTCATGGCCAGTCAGCCTGTTGATGAGCATGTTTTTTATGTGGAGTCCTTCGGGGTCATTGAGAAACTCACCTCCAAGTTCAGGGAGACTCTATGTG GCTTTGACCGCTGTGCCCTTGGACATGACTGCCAACACATATGTATCAGCAGCAATGCTTCATACAACTGCAAGTGTCGGGAGGGATATGTCTTGAATGAAGACAAGAAAACATGTTCAC AAATGGACAACAACTGTGTTCCTGGACAGCCATGCCCACCTACATGTGTGTTAGTCGACGGTTCACTAGAGTGCACATGTCCAGAGGGATATGCCTTGAGTGGCGACAACGAAACATGCTTAC CAATGGAGAGCAACAACTGTGTTCCTGGTCAGCCATGCCCACCTACATGTGTGTTAGTCGACGGTTCACTGAAGTGCACATGTCCAGAGGGATATGCCTTGAGTGACGACAACGAAACATGCTTAC CCATGGATGACAACTGCAAGCCTGGACAGCCAtgtctgcctgcatgtgtgACTGTCGATGGGTCACTGAAGTGCACATGTCCAGAAGGATATGCATTGAGTGACGACAACGAAACATGCTTAC CAATGGAGAGCAACAACTGTGTTCCTGGACAGCCATGCCCACCTACATGTGTGTTAGTCGACAGTTCACTGAAGTGCACATGTCCAGAGGGATATGCCTTGAGTGACGACAACGAAACATGCTTAC CAGCAGATAACAGCTGTGTTCCTGGACAGCCATGTCCGCCTTTATGTGTGACCGTCAATGGCTCACTAAAGTGCACATGTCCAGATGGCTATACCTTGAGTGATGACAACGCATGCTTAC CAATGGAGAACAACTGTGTTCCTGGACAGCCATGCCCACCTACATGTGTGTTAGTCGACGGTTCACTAGAGTGCACATGTCCAGAGGGATATGCCTTGAGTGGCGACAACGAAACATGCTTAC CAACATGTAACCCAGGAGAGGAATGCCCACCCACACATGTCATGATCAACGGCTCACTGCAATGCACATGTCCAGAGGGATTTGTCTTGAGTGCTGACCAAAAATCATGCTCAC AGGAAGTACAAGGTACGGTGACTGAGGACCCATGTATGTGTGAGGCTCAGATTGCCTTCCAGAGGAAGGTTCAAGCAACAATTCAAGATCTTACCAGCAGAC TAGCTGAGGTCACCCGGAAAGTTGAAGAATTCCAAGGCTTGCGATGA
- the matn3b gene encoding matrilin-3b isoform X17 has product MMMLCSCGCFIYCLLMLILGVEGTYRHYGYQPQQMYADRPSARAFKQNFLHNVQAQQGAINAGAHGNNYRFYGYHHYHKPARMWPPFAYQQPTASPPAPAQPVGTQSSTSPIHWATTTAPTEMCKSRPLDLVFIIDSSRSVRPAEFEKVKVLLSDVVDTLDIGPDATQVAVVNYASTVKIEFLLNTYSNKGDLKQALARIDPLATGTMTGLAIKTAMDEAFTEVSGARHTSRNIAKVGIILTDGRPQDTVEEVSAAARASGIEIYAVGVDRADMQSLRLMASQPVDEHVFYVESFGVIEKLTSKFRETLCGFDRCALGHDCQHICISSNASYNCKCREGYVLNEDKKTCSQMDNNCVPGQPCPPTCVLVDGSLECTCPEGYALSGDNETCLPMESNNCVPGQPCPPTCVLVDGSLKCTCPEGYALSDDNETCLPMDDNCKPGQPCLPACVTVDGSLKCTCPEGYALSDDNETCLLTENSCVPGQPCPPLCVTVNGSLKCTCPDGYTLSDDNACLQEVQGTVTEDPCMCEAQIAFQRKVQATIQDLTSRLAEVTRKVEEFQGLR; this is encoded by the exons ATGATGATGTTATGCTCGTGCGgttgttttatttattgccTCTTAATGTTAATACTTGGGGTCGAGGGAACATACAGACATTATGGATACCAACCACAACAGATGTACGCGGACCGACCTTCTGCACGAGCCTTTAAACAGAATTTCTTACACAACGTGCAAGCGCAACAAGGTGCCATCAATGCAGGAG CACATGGCAATAACTATAGGTTTTATGGCTACCATCATTATCACAAGCCTGCGCGGATGTGGCCCCCATTCGCATACCAGCAGCCCACAgcttctcctccagctcctgctcAGCCAGTcggtacccagagcagcacctcCCCCATCCACTGGGCTACCACAACAG CACCGACGGAGATGTGCAAGAGTCGCCCACTCGACCTGGTCTTCATCATAGACAGCTCACGCAGTGTGCGCCCTGCTGAGTTTGAGAAGGTAAAGGTCCTTCTGTCAGACGTGGTGGACACTCTGGACATAGGCCCTGATGCCACACAGGTGGCGGTGGTCAATTATGCAAGCACAGTAAAAATCGAATTCCTGCTAAACACCTATTCCAACAAGGGTGACCTGAAACAGGCACTGGCACGAATCGACCCGCTTGCCACAGGCACAATGACTGGCTTGGCCATCAAGACGGCCATGGACGAGGCCTTCACCGAAGTGTCCGGGGCCCGGCACACCTCCAGAAACATCGCCAAGGTGGGCATCATTCTCACCGATGGGAGGCCCCAGGACACGGTGGAAGAGGTGTCTGCGGCAGCCCGTGCCTCTGGGATTGAGATCTATGCTGTGGGCGTGGACAGAGCGGACATGCAGTCTCTACGTCTCATGGCCAGTCAGCCTGTTGATGAGCATGTTTTTTATGTGGAGTCCTTCGGGGTCATTGAGAAACTCACCTCCAAGTTCAGGGAGACTCTATGTG GCTTTGACCGCTGTGCCCTTGGACATGACTGCCAACACATATGTATCAGCAGCAATGCTTCATACAACTGCAAGTGTCGGGAGGGATATGTCTTGAATGAAGACAAGAAAACATGTTCAC AAATGGACAACAACTGTGTTCCTGGACAGCCATGCCCACCTACATGTGTGTTAGTCGACGGTTCACTAGAGTGCACATGTCCAGAGGGATATGCCTTGAGTGGCGACAACGAAACATGCTTAC CAATGGAGAGCAACAACTGTGTTCCTGGTCAGCCATGCCCACCTACATGTGTGTTAGTCGACGGTTCACTGAAGTGCACATGTCCAGAGGGATATGCCTTGAGTGACGACAACGAAACATGCTTAC CCATGGATGACAACTGCAAGCCTGGACAGCCAtgtctgcctgcatgtgtgACTGTCGATGGGTCACTGAAGTGCACATGTCCAGAAGGATATGCATTGAGTGACGACAACGAAACATGCTTAC TgacagagaacagctgtgttcctGGACAGCCATGTCCGCCTTTATGTGTGACCGTCAATGGCTCACTAAAGTGCACATGTCCAGATGGCTATACCTTGAGTGATGACAACGCATGCTTAC AGGAAGTACAAGGTACGGTGACTGAGGACCCATGTATGTGTGAGGCTCAGATTGCCTTCCAGAGGAAGGTTCAAGCAACAATTCAAGATCTTACCAGCAGAC TAGCTGAGGTCACCCGGAAAGTTGAAGAATTCCAAGGCTTGCGATGA
- the matn3b gene encoding matrilin-3b isoform X14, whose translation MMMLCSCGCFIYCLLMLILGVEGTYRHYGYQPQQMYADRPSARAFKQNFLHNVQAQQGAINAGAHGNNYRFYGYHHYHKPARMWPPFAYQQPTASPPAPAQPVGTQSSTSPIHWATTTAPTEMCKSRPLDLVFIIDSSRSVRPAEFEKVKVLLSDVVDTLDIGPDATQVAVVNYASTVKIEFLLNTYSNKGDLKQALARIDPLATGTMTGLAIKTAMDEAFTEVSGARHTSRNIAKVGIILTDGRPQDTVEEVSAAARASGIEIYAVGVDRADMQSLRLMASQPVDEHVFYVESFGVIEKLTSKFRETLCGFDRCALGHDCQHICISSNASYNCKCREGYVLNEDKKTCSQMDNNCVPGQPCPPTCVLVDGSLECTCPEGYALSGDNETCLLTENSCVPGQPCPPLCVTVNGSLKCTCPDGYTLSDDNACLPMESNNCVPGQPCPPTCVLVDSSLKCTCPEGYALSDDNETCLPADNSCVPGQPCPPLCVTVNGSLKCTCPDGYTLSDDNACLPMENNCVPGQPCPPTCVLVDGSLECTCPEGYALSGDNETCLPTCNPGEECPPTHVMINGSLQCTCPEGFVLSADQKSCSQEVQGTVTEDPCMCEAQIAFQRKVQATIQDLTSRLAEVTRKVEEFQGLR comes from the exons ATGATGATGTTATGCTCGTGCGgttgttttatttattgccTCTTAATGTTAATACTTGGGGTCGAGGGAACATACAGACATTATGGATACCAACCACAACAGATGTACGCGGACCGACCTTCTGCACGAGCCTTTAAACAGAATTTCTTACACAACGTGCAAGCGCAACAAGGTGCCATCAATGCAGGAG CACATGGCAATAACTATAGGTTTTATGGCTACCATCATTATCACAAGCCTGCGCGGATGTGGCCCCCATTCGCATACCAGCAGCCCACAgcttctcctccagctcctgctcAGCCAGTcggtacccagagcagcacctcCCCCATCCACTGGGCTACCACAACAG CACCGACGGAGATGTGCAAGAGTCGCCCACTCGACCTGGTCTTCATCATAGACAGCTCACGCAGTGTGCGCCCTGCTGAGTTTGAGAAGGTAAAGGTCCTTCTGTCAGACGTGGTGGACACTCTGGACATAGGCCCTGATGCCACACAGGTGGCGGTGGTCAATTATGCAAGCACAGTAAAAATCGAATTCCTGCTAAACACCTATTCCAACAAGGGTGACCTGAAACAGGCACTGGCACGAATCGACCCGCTTGCCACAGGCACAATGACTGGCTTGGCCATCAAGACGGCCATGGACGAGGCCTTCACCGAAGTGTCCGGGGCCCGGCACACCTCCAGAAACATCGCCAAGGTGGGCATCATTCTCACCGATGGGAGGCCCCAGGACACGGTGGAAGAGGTGTCTGCGGCAGCCCGTGCCTCTGGGATTGAGATCTATGCTGTGGGCGTGGACAGAGCGGACATGCAGTCTCTACGTCTCATGGCCAGTCAGCCTGTTGATGAGCATGTTTTTTATGTGGAGTCCTTCGGGGTCATTGAGAAACTCACCTCCAAGTTCAGGGAGACTCTATGTG GCTTTGACCGCTGTGCCCTTGGACATGACTGCCAACACATATGTATCAGCAGCAATGCTTCATACAACTGCAAGTGTCGGGAGGGATATGTCTTGAATGAAGACAAGAAAACATGTTCAC AAATGGACAACAACTGTGTTCCTGGACAGCCATGCCCACCTACATGTGTGTTAGTCGACGGTTCACTAGAGTGCACATGTCCAGAGGGATATGCCTTGAGTGGCGACAACGAAACATGCTTAC TgacagagaacagctgtgttcctGGACAGCCATGTCCGCCTTTATGTGTGACCGTCAATGGCTCACTAAAGTGCACATGTCCAGATGGCTATACCTTGAGTGATGACAACGCATGCTTAC CAATGGAGAGCAACAACTGTGTTCCTGGACAGCCATGCCCACCTACATGTGTGTTAGTCGACAGTTCACTGAAGTGCACATGTCCAGAGGGATATGCCTTGAGTGACGACAACGAAACATGCTTAC CAGCAGATAACAGCTGTGTTCCTGGACAGCCATGTCCGCCTTTATGTGTGACCGTCAATGGCTCACTAAAGTGCACATGTCCAGATGGCTATACCTTGAGTGATGACAACGCATGCTTAC CAATGGAGAACAACTGTGTTCCTGGACAGCCATGCCCACCTACATGTGTGTTAGTCGACGGTTCACTAGAGTGCACATGTCCAGAGGGATATGCCTTGAGTGGCGACAACGAAACATGCTTAC CAACATGTAACCCAGGAGAGGAATGCCCACCCACACATGTCATGATCAACGGCTCACTGCAATGCACATGTCCAGAGGGATTTGTCTTGAGTGCTGACCAAAAATCATGCTCAC AGGAAGTACAAGGTACGGTGACTGAGGACCCATGTATGTGTGAGGCTCAGATTGCCTTCCAGAGGAAGGTTCAAGCAACAATTCAAGATCTTACCAGCAGAC TAGCTGAGGTCACCCGGAAAGTTGAAGAATTCCAAGGCTTGCGATGA
- the matn3b gene encoding matrilin-3b isoform X16, producing the protein MMMLCSCGCFIYCLLMLILGVEGTYRHYGYQPQQMYADRPSARAFKQNFLHNVQAQQGAINAGAHGNNYRFYGYHHYHKPARMWPPFAYQQPTASPPAPAQPVGTQSSTSPIHWATTTAPTEMCKSRPLDLVFIIDSSRSVRPAEFEKVKVLLSDVVDTLDIGPDATQVAVVNYASTVKIEFLLNTYSNKGDLKQALARIDPLATGTMTGLAIKTAMDEAFTEVSGARHTSRNIAKVGIILTDGRPQDTVEEVSAAARASGIEIYAVGVDRADMQSLRLMASQPVDEHVFYVESFGVIEKLTSKFRETLCGFDRCALGHDCQHICISSNASYNCKCREGYVLNEDKKTCSQMDNNCVPGQPCPPTCVLVDGSLECTCPEGYALSGDNETCLPMESNNCVPGQPCPPTCVLVDGSLKCTCPEGYALSDDNETCLPMDDNCKPGQPCLPACVTVDGSLKCTCPEGYALSDDNETCLPMENNCVPGQPCPPTCVLVDGSLECTCPEGYALSGDNETCLPTCNPGEECPPTHVMINGSLQCTCPEGFVLSADQKSCSQEVQGTVTEDPCMCEAQIAFQRKVQATIQDLTSRLAEVTRKVEEFQGLR; encoded by the exons ATGATGATGTTATGCTCGTGCGgttgttttatttattgccTCTTAATGTTAATACTTGGGGTCGAGGGAACATACAGACATTATGGATACCAACCACAACAGATGTACGCGGACCGACCTTCTGCACGAGCCTTTAAACAGAATTTCTTACACAACGTGCAAGCGCAACAAGGTGCCATCAATGCAGGAG CACATGGCAATAACTATAGGTTTTATGGCTACCATCATTATCACAAGCCTGCGCGGATGTGGCCCCCATTCGCATACCAGCAGCCCACAgcttctcctccagctcctgctcAGCCAGTcggtacccagagcagcacctcCCCCATCCACTGGGCTACCACAACAG CACCGACGGAGATGTGCAAGAGTCGCCCACTCGACCTGGTCTTCATCATAGACAGCTCACGCAGTGTGCGCCCTGCTGAGTTTGAGAAGGTAAAGGTCCTTCTGTCAGACGTGGTGGACACTCTGGACATAGGCCCTGATGCCACACAGGTGGCGGTGGTCAATTATGCAAGCACAGTAAAAATCGAATTCCTGCTAAACACCTATTCCAACAAGGGTGACCTGAAACAGGCACTGGCACGAATCGACCCGCTTGCCACAGGCACAATGACTGGCTTGGCCATCAAGACGGCCATGGACGAGGCCTTCACCGAAGTGTCCGGGGCCCGGCACACCTCCAGAAACATCGCCAAGGTGGGCATCATTCTCACCGATGGGAGGCCCCAGGACACGGTGGAAGAGGTGTCTGCGGCAGCCCGTGCCTCTGGGATTGAGATCTATGCTGTGGGCGTGGACAGAGCGGACATGCAGTCTCTACGTCTCATGGCCAGTCAGCCTGTTGATGAGCATGTTTTTTATGTGGAGTCCTTCGGGGTCATTGAGAAACTCACCTCCAAGTTCAGGGAGACTCTATGTG GCTTTGACCGCTGTGCCCTTGGACATGACTGCCAACACATATGTATCAGCAGCAATGCTTCATACAACTGCAAGTGTCGGGAGGGATATGTCTTGAATGAAGACAAGAAAACATGTTCAC AAATGGACAACAACTGTGTTCCTGGACAGCCATGCCCACCTACATGTGTGTTAGTCGACGGTTCACTAGAGTGCACATGTCCAGAGGGATATGCCTTGAGTGGCGACAACGAAACATGCTTAC CAATGGAGAGCAACAACTGTGTTCCTGGTCAGCCATGCCCACCTACATGTGTGTTAGTCGACGGTTCACTGAAGTGCACATGTCCAGAGGGATATGCCTTGAGTGACGACAACGAAACATGCTTAC CCATGGATGACAACTGCAAGCCTGGACAGCCAtgtctgcctgcatgtgtgACTGTCGATGGGTCACTGAAGTGCACATGTCCAGAAGGATATGCATTGAGTGACGACAACGAAACATGCTTAC CAATGGAGAACAACTGTGTTCCTGGACAGCCATGCCCACCTACATGTGTGTTAGTCGACGGTTCACTAGAGTGCACATGTCCAGAGGGATATGCCTTGAGTGGCGACAACGAAACATGCTTAC CAACATGTAACCCAGGAGAGGAATGCCCACCCACACATGTCATGATCAACGGCTCACTGCAATGCACATGTCCAGAGGGATTTGTCTTGAGTGCTGACCAAAAATCATGCTCAC AGGAAGTACAAGGTACGGTGACTGAGGACCCATGTATGTGTGAGGCTCAGATTGCCTTCCAGAGGAAGGTTCAAGCAACAATTCAAGATCTTACCAGCAGAC TAGCTGAGGTCACCCGGAAAGTTGAAGAATTCCAAGGCTTGCGATGA